A DNA window from Panthera tigris isolate Pti1 chromosome X, P.tigris_Pti1_mat1.1, whole genome shotgun sequence contains the following coding sequences:
- the NDUFB11 gene encoding NADH dehydrogenase [ubiquinone] 1 beta subcomplex subunit 11, mitochondrial — MAAGLLGLCARRLSAVAATRGLPAARVRWESSSSRAVIAPSAVAGKRAPAPTVRWQEDPEPEDENLYEKNPDSHGYDRDPVTDVWNMRVVFFFGFSVVLVLGSTFIAYLPDYRMQEWARREAERLVKYREANGLPIMESNCFDPSKIQLPEDED; from the exons ATGGCGGCTGGGCTGTTAGGTTTGTGCGCTCGCCGCCTTTCGGCAGTAGCGGCGACGCGAGGGCTCCCGGCCGCCCGTGTTCGCTGGGAATCCAGCTCGTCCAGGGCTGTGATCGCCCCGTCGGCTGTGGCAGGAAAGCGGGCGCCGGCACCGACTGTACGCTGGCAGGAGGACCCAGAGCCGGAGGACGAAAACCTCTATGAgaag AACCCAGACTCCCACGGTTATGACAGAGACCCTGTTACGGACGTCTGGAACATGCGGGTCgtctttttctttggcttctccGTTGTCTTGGTCCTCGGCAGCACCTTTATAGCTTATCTGCCTGATTACAG AATGCAGGAGTGGGCCCGCCGGGAAGCTGAGAGGCTTGTTAAGTACCGAGAGGCCAATGGCCTCCCCATCATGGAATCCAACTGCTTTGACCCCAGCAAGATCCAGCTTCCGGAGGATGAGGACTGA